The DNA region TGCGGTGCGGAGTCGGTCGTGGTGCTGCTCGCGCTCTCGTCCGGGGAGGCATCACCCTCCGCGCCGGTGCCTGCCGAAGCCGAGCCGTCCGAGTCCCAGTCGCTCGAAGCCGAGTCGTCCGGACCCTCGTCCACAGAGGCCGAGTCCGCCGTGGGCTCCTCCGCAGTAGGCAGCCCCCTGCCGAACGTACGCGGGTCCTCGGGAGGGTCTTCGCTGCCGTCGGCCTCAGAACTCGCGGCCTGCGACGCCGTGTTCGTGCCGTCCGTCGCCGAGGAGGCGGGCAGCGGTGCGTCGTCGGCGGACGTGGAGACCTCGCCGGTGTCGTCGGCCGGGGCGTCGGTGCGCGAAGTCTCCGCGACCTCCACGCCTGCCCTGTCGGTTGCGCCCGGTCCCTCGTTCGAGTGCTCAGAGGCATCCGAAGAGTCCGAAGACTCAGACGAGGAGCCCGAAGTCGCCGAGGAATCCGAAGCGTCCGTGGACGATTCCGGAACGGACGGGAAAGAGGGGAAAGAGGGCGGGGAGGGTGCTGCGGCCTGAGACGCAGCCTCCGAAGAACCCTCCGGCTCTTCCGTACGGTCACGGTCGAGGCCGGCCGAGACGCCCGCGCTCGCGTCACGCCCGTACGACTGCCCGAAGTCGCCGCCCGGCCCGCCGAACCCGCCGACGCGCGGCTCAGGTTCGGGCGCTTGGGGCTGCTGACCGGCGCTGTCCTGCCGTTCCGTCTGCGGCCGTGGATCTTCCCGCCTCAAGGGGGCGAACATCTGGGTGGCGTCCGACGCGGGCGGCGTGGCGAACCCGCTGCCCGGGGTCTCGGGCGGGGTGAACGACGGGCTCTGAGGGCCCTGTTCACGACCCTGTTCACGACCCTGTTCGCGGTCCTGTTCGCGGTCCTGGTCGCCGGAGAGCGGAGCCTGCGGGAACTGCGGAGGCAGGGGAGGAGGCGTCGACTGCGAAGGGTCCGGAGCGACGGGGCCGGTGCCGGAATCGGGGCCGGGACCGGCAGGCGGACCGGGGTGTGCGCCCGGAAGCGGTTGCGGCGGGCTCGTACCGGGGAAGGGGGCCGGGGTCGTCGGACCGCTCGGATTGTCCCCCACGCCGGGGGTGTTGGGGGCGGCGGCACTGTCCGCGTCCTGCGTGTACCAGGCAGGCGGCGTGTAGTCGATGGTGAACTGCCCCGTCGACTCCGTGTCGTTCTCGGGCGAATCCGCATCGTATCGATCGGTGTCGGGCCCCGTCCTGCCCCAGCGGATCTCGTCCCGATCGCTGCTCACAATGCCTCCTGCTGTGTGGTCGCACACCCCGTTTGCTGCGCAGTGACCCAGCCTAATCTCGACAGCTCCGGGCACGGCACTGCGGCCCCTTCCGTGCTCGGTGCCCGGGGGCCACTTCTGTTCGACACGACCCGACTCAACCAGTCGAAGGTCTCGGTCCAGTCTCGGAGGGCGTGGAGCGGCGGTCAACTTTCCACCGGCGTAGAAGCGCTGTCGGTCCTGGACCAGGCAGATGTTTTCGTGTAAGGGCGCTTGTCTTTGAGGCAACGTACGGATGACGAGTGTCAGGCGTTACTCAGGGGCCGCCCGAGGCGCCACGGCGAAAACGAAGAGACGGTCCGCGCTCCGTTCCGTGTGCGCCCCAAGCCCCCGGGGAACTCTCCCCGGTGAACTCTCTCCGGGGAGACGCCGTTCCGGCGAGAGCCCGCCGAAACCGCCCCCGCAAATCCGCCTACGGCAGATCCGCCTAGCGCGAACTCCCCGCCCGGCCACGGGCGTTCACCCCGGCCGGGCATCCGCCTCCGCGAGCCCCGCGCACCGCCGTGGCCGTCAGTCCAGACGCCGCGGATTGCCGAGCAGCCCCGCCTCAGCGTCCGTCGGCTGTGTCAGCGAGTAGTACCTGTCCTTACGCGTGCACCACAGCGTCACGCCGTCGCCCAGCGTCGACAGCGCCTCCGTCTCCTCGCGCGGCAGCCGCATGGTCCGCGACAGATGCGCCGACTCGTCCGGCGACACCCGCTGGATGCCCACGAGCGACGACGTCTGCAACAGCCGCGGCGCGGCCGGGCTGAGATAGGGGAGCAGCGTCACCACGGACTGCCACGGAGCCGAAGTCACGCGCCCGCGCGGCGGTTTCATCCCGCAGTCGCGGATGATGACGACCGGGCTGCTCACGGACGGCCCGAGCGACGGCACATGGCCGACGTCGTAGAGCGTCATGCACTGCTGTTCCGCACCGGCGGCCCGCACCAGCGTCGTCCACACATGTGCGCGGCCCGTCTCCACCGCGACGCGCGCACCCGTGCCCGCGGCGCGCAGCGCCAGCACCTGTGCCGTCCACAGACCGCCGATGAGCAGCACGTCGTAGGCCGTGCGACGGCTGAGGCCCAGCACGGCGGGCTGCCGCTGTGCGTCCGTGCCGATGACCACGCCGTCGTCGCCCAGGGGCACGCCTATGGCGCCCAGTTGCTCGACGGCGACCCTGTGCCGCAGATGGCGCGGACCGCGCAGGCCGAAACCGGGGCGGCGCGGACGTGCCGCCCGCTCCTCGGCCTGCTCGTCGGGGTGGCCGAAGACCGGTATCACACCGGTGTCGGTGGCCGTCGCCACGTGCCGCGGCTGCGGCGGTTCGCCGTCCTGTCCCAGGCCGCCCTGCGGCTGCTGCTGCCGGCCAAGTCCCGCACCGGGCATGCCGGTCTGCCTGGGCATCATCGGAGTGGACATCAGCTCGTGCCTCCGAGGGGCAGGGTGGCGAGCACGCCGGGCACTTGCTCCCGGTCCAGCGGCACGAGCCCGGTCTTTGCCCGGCTCGCGGTGCGCTGGAGTTCACGCCGCGCGGTGGACAGATCGTTCTCGCTGCGGGTCACGATGCGCACATGGCCCGAGATCTCGGCCGAGCGTCCGTCGCCCCGGCCCAGCGTCAGGCTGAAGACCGAGGTGAACACCCGCAGCGAGGTGAGGATCGACGCGAGATGCGCCGAACTCACGGCGCTCGGGCCGACCTGCGGCCAGCGGCTGATCCAGTACGTCGTGTGCCAGCGGTCGTCGCAGCGCCAGCCGCGCACCGACTCCTCCGTACGGCGCTGCGCGGGACGCCCGTCGGGGGCGGCGGAGTTGCCCGCACGGGGGTTGAGGCAGGTGGAGGTCGCCAGCGCCTGGACCACCTCGGTCTCGTTGAGCACCGTGGCGCTGAATCCGGCGCCTTCGAGGCGGCTCGCGAGCTGGTCCGCGGCACGCACCAACGAGCGCTGCGCGCCCCCGAGTCCGCCTCCGCGCGCCTCGATCGCCTCGGGCGTCAGCTCGGGGGTGAGCTTCAGCGCCACCCACGTCATACGGAGCGAGGGGATGCCGGAAGCCTCCTGGAGCGTCCCGTACGACCGTGCCACCACGGACTGTTCGGGCAGGTGCGGCGCGGGCGCGGGCTGGGTGTGCTGGACGATCTGCACGGACTCCAGCCGGATGTCGTCGGTCGTCAGCGCGTCGTAGAGCACGTCGAGGGGTACGGGGCGCTCCACGCGGCCCGTACGGCCGGGACGCAGCGGTGCGTCCTTGCCCTCGACCGCGATCAGCGCGGTAAGGAACGTGCCGTCGCCGACCATGCCGACGGCACGGTCTTCACGCGTCACGTAAGTGGACGTCTGCACCGCCGGATCGCACTCGACGACGGGCGCGAGAGAGGGGTCGGTGCCCGCCGGGACCGGGTACTTGGCGCCGCGCTTGCGCCGCCGCAGCGAACGCTTCAGCTCGTACCACTCCGACAACGGGTGCTGCCTGCGGCGCACCAGGGCGAACAGCGTCAGCAGCCCGGCCGCCACGGCGGCCGGCAGGACCAGCCACTTCTGTGCGATCCAGGCGACCAGCAGCAGCCCGGCGGCGAACTCGATGAGCACGAGCTGCTGGAGCCGGACGGGGCCGAAGCTGCCGGGCTTGCTGCTCAGCCGCAGCGTGGCGTTGGCGGGCGGCTGCGAGGCGGCCGGGGCCTGTTGCTCGTCGTTCCGCTGAGACGGGACGCTACGGTCCCGTGACCGGTTGCGGGTGGCGCTCGTCATCCCCCGTAATTCCCCTTCGAGGTGTCGTCCGCACGGCTTTCGCCCTGCGGTCGCCTTTCGGCCTCAAGCCGCCGATTCCGCTTCCGCTTGTGGACGCGTGTGTGCCGGCGGCGTGCTCTCTCGCGGCGCGGCCCGTGCCGCGCAGGCGCTTTCGGTGATTCTGCGCAATGCTGCGGTGGCCGGTGCTGAGGAGCACCGGTACTTCGGTGTTCGGTGATCGTGATTCGCCGGTCCGGTGAATTCGCCGTCCCTTTACAGCGATTCGCCGCTTCGGCGTCTGCGGTCGCCCCCTGCCGTGCCGTCGGTTCACCGGCTCCGTGCATACGGTTCACTCGTGCCTTACGTACGCGGAGCCGGACCGGCCCGCAATGCAGCGGACGCCGGCCGGACGTCAGGATACTCATCGCCGGCGGCCTTCCGCAGGCGGCCGACCGCCCCGGCAAGTGAGGGCATTGTGCGGATACCGCGACCCTTGGCGGATGTGCCCCCAGTGCGGCCACCCTGTCGTTTGCGTACACACGGGGGCGCGGCATAGTAGTGCAGCCGGGGGAGGCGGACTCGGGGGCGGGAACGAAGCTCGAAGGCACGAGGCCCGAAGGGCTGCGCGGCGCACCGGGCCCGCGGCCGCACACCCCCGGCGGCACGCCGGCTAACACTTGAACCACCACCAGAAACCGGGCACTTCACAGCACGGAAACGGGAGAGACGGGGACCGATGGCGACGCGGCGGGACGAGCTCAGCGCCCACACCTTCGCGCGGAAGCGCACGCTTGCAGCCTTTTTGCAGCCGGAATCGAGAGTCTCCGACGAGGAGGCTCCGCGTCCCGTGCGGGCGATGATGCCCAGCATGGTGGTGGGGGTCGTTCTGGTCGCGGGCTCCGTCGCCTGGGGAGCGATCGCACCGAGTGCGCCTCCCGGCTGGAACAAGGCGGGCGAACACATCATCGTCGACAGCGATTCCACGACGCGCTACGTCGTACTCAAGGACAAGACCAAGAGCGGCAAGAAGGTCCCCCAGCTCCACCCCGTGCTGAACTTCGCCTCCGCCAAACTCGTCCTGGACAAGGGCAAGGGCGAAGTCATAGAGGTCTCCGGCAAGGACATCGACGAGAGCACCATCGCCCGTGGCGCCACCATCGGCATTCCCTACGCTCCCGACCGGCTGCCCAGCACGGCGGACGCCGAGGCACCCAAGGAGTGGGCGGTCTGCGAGAAGCCGTCGTCCAACGGCGAAGGGGAGCCGCAGCAGGGCATGTTCGTGCTCGGCGGCCAGGACAAGAACAAGCTGAAGGACGGCAACCGCCTGGACGACGGCGAGGCCATGTTCGTCGAGGACAGCGAGACCCACGACCAGTACGTGGTCGACGGTACGGGCACGAAGCTGCTGCTGGACGGGCCTGAGGGCAAGAGCAAGGCCAAGATCCCCGAACGCAACGTGCTCACCAAGCAGGTGCTGAGGGACCCGGGAGTGCCGCAGAAGGTCTCCACGCAGTGGCTGAAGACTCTGAATTCCGGTTCGGATCTCGTCTTCCCGAAACTGGACGCCCCGAGTGGATCGCAGCCGCAGTTCGACGGCGCCGACTCCCTTCCGCCTGAAGCCCGTTCGGTCGGAAAGGTACTCAAGTCCACTTCCGGAGGAGCCACTTATTACTACGTGGTTCTGAAGGACGGAGTGCAGCGGATCACGCCCCTTGTGGCGCGGCTCTATCTCGTAGAGCAGAACGAGAATCTGGTGACCGTCAGCAATGTGGAGGTCGCCGGCGCCGGAGCCTCGGACGAGATGAACAAGGGCGGAAGGGGCTGGCCCGAGGACGTGCTGAAGCAGGTCAACCGCCCGGCGGAGGGCATCGGTTCGACCTCGCGCACCGTCTCTTGCAGCGTCTACACCGGCAAGACCGCGGGCGGGCGGCCCAAGCTCGCCGCGTGGGCGGGCCCCGAGTACCCGGCCAACATCGTCGACGGTGCGGCCAGCGCATACGTCAGCTCCGGTTCCGGACTCCTCTACCAGGAGGTCAGCGGCAGGGGCAGCCGCAGCGGCACGCAGTACCTGCTGACCGACTCCGGTCTGCGCTACGCCCTTCCCAAGGGCGGCGGCGACAACCAGCAGGGCTCGGGCTCCAGTGAGAAGAGCCCCACCGCGCGTCTGGGATATGAGAAGGCCAAGGTCGCGCCCGTGCCGCAGAGTTGGTCCTCGCTGCTGCCCAAGGGCCCCACCCTGGACACCAGGAGCGCTTCGCAGGAACAGGGACTGTGACGGATCTGTGACAGCCGGGGCGATCACACGTATCGGCCCGCGGATTCCTGGGTAGTACGTAACTCCCGCCTTGTGGACGGGAGTTACGTCGTTCCCGGGGGTTTTCAGGGGTTTCGCGGGGTGGACCGGGGGCAGGGGAGAGTGGGCGCGGGAATGCGCCGGCCGTCGTGCGATCACGAATTGATCGCGGCGGTGTGTTGACCACGTGACGGTAATGGCATGCGAACGGCTGTGTCGGTGGGGCAAGGTAGTGTTCTCACGGTGTCAGCTGACGGCCCGTTCTGTACGTGGCATAGGGTGACCCACCAGCCCGACACGGGCTGCTGAGACGTTCACTAGAAGACATGGGGGAAGGTGCGCCATGGCAGGACAGTTTCGGGTAACAGAGGACGAGCTCCGGGCTCTGTCGTCGAAGATCAGCGAGGTCAACAGCTCCGTCCAGGGTGAGGTCAAGCGCCTCGACGGTGTGATCAGCCAGATCGCCGGCGGCTGGCAGGGCCAGGCGGCCAGCGCTTACCACCGGCTCCAGCAGCAGTGGAACGAGGATGCGCGCAAGATGAACAACATCCTCAACGACATCAAGGAAGCGGTCGACTCCACCCGCCAGAACTACTCGGCGACGGAAGAGCAGCAGAACTCCGAGGTCAGCAAGATCATGTCGGACTTCGGCTGATCAAGGTCCATTCGACCGGTCAACCGGCGTTCGCGCCACACGAGTTCAGAGCTACTACTACCGAAGAATCGCTGAAGGAGGAGTCGTAAGTGTCCGGAATTCTCGTCAATTTTCAGACGGTCTCTCAGGCTTCGCAGGACGTGAGGTCCACGGCCGGCCGCATCAAGAGCCAGCTCGACGACCTTGAGGCCATGGTGAAGCGCGTGGCCAACACCTGGGAAGGTGCCGCTCAGGAGGGTTACCAGGCCAAGCAGCGCCAGTGGGACCAGACCGCGGACCACCTGCACCAGGTTCTGCTCAAGATCTCGACCGCGCTGCAGAACTCGGCGGACAACTACCAGTCCACCGAGAAGAGCAACGCGAACGTCTGGGGCAACTGAGCAACCGGCAGCGCCCGTATGAGGAGTGGGTCCGGCCTTCATCGGCCGGCCCGCTCCTGCCGTTGCGTCAAGGGCGTTGGGCCGGGCCGGGGTGAGCACGTCGGCACGGACCGGCGTCCCCGGGGGAGAAAAACACCATGTCCATGGCTGTCAGTGGATCCGATGAAAATGCCCTGAGCGCGGGGACCGTCGATCGGCGGCTCCGCAGAACCCGCTGCGCCCAGCGGGCATTTGTGGTGCTCGCGGCGCTGGGCCTCACGGCCGTCGGCGCGGTGCCGGCCGCCGCCGGCCAGGCGCACCCTTCGCGTGGCAGCGCTCCGGCTGCCGGATACGCGACCGCCGGGCAGGAGCCCGGCAAGGCGGGCCAGGATCCGGGCCTGGACAGCACCGGCGAGTGCAAGTTCGGCGGCAAGAACATCAAGAGCACGCCGTGGTCGCTCCAGCGCGTACTTCTCGACGAGCTGTGGAGCGAGGCCACCGGCGAGGGCGTCACGGTCGCCGTGATCGACACCGGCGTCGACAAGGACAATTCGCAGGTCCGCCCCGCACTCGCCCCCGGCGGCAAGGACTTCGTCGGCAAGTCCAACGGCACCACCGACGTCAATGGCCACGGCACACGGGTCGCCGGCATCATCGCCGCCCGCAAGGCCAAGGACACCGGTTTCTCCGGCATCGCGCCGAAGGCGAAGATACTGCCGCTCCGTTACACCGGCAGCGAGGACCCGGAGAAAAAGGGCGACTCGTCGACGATGGTCGAGGCCATCGACTACGCGGTGTCGAAGAAGGTCGACATCATCAACATCTCCTCCGACACCGCGGACAAGAAGTCCAACCCGGGGCTACAGGCCGCCGTCCAGAAGGCCGTGAACGCGGGGATTCTCGTGGTGGCCGCCGCGGGCAACGACGGCGCCAACGGGAAGCTGGAGTACACCTACCCCGCCTCCTACGAGGGCGTCCTCGCCGTAGCGGCCTCCGACCGCAACAACGAACGCGCCTTCTTCTCCCAGTCCGGACGCTTCGTGGGCATCGCCGCCCCCGGTGTCGGCATGGTCTCCACCGTGCCGAACGGCGGCCAGTGCCCGGCGGACGGCACCTCGTTCTCGGCGCCGTACGTCGCGGGCGTCGCCGCGTTGATGTTCGAGAAGTACCCGACGTGGGACGCACAGCAGATCGCCGCCCGTATGCAGCAGACGGCCAACAGGCCCGGCCCCACCAAGGACGCACAGCTCGGCTGGGGCGTCGTCGACCCCGTCGCGGCACTCACCGGTGACGACAAGCCGCAGAACCAGCCGCACGCGGACGTACGGCAACAGAGCCGCCACGTCACGCCGATGTCCCTCACCGTCGGCGAGAGCGACACCGAACGCACCCAGCGCATCTCGGTCTACGTCATGAGTGCGGGCACCGTACTCACACTTCTTATCGGCGGCACTGCCATCGCAGCCCGCGACCACCGCCGCAAGCGCACGCCCGAGGGCGGCTCGGCGGACAGCACGACTTCAACGAGGCATTAGGCAGCAGGGGGAGAGGAGACGGGGCTATGAGCAGCGGATACAAAGTCGATCTGAGCGCCCTGGACGAGGTCATCAAGAAGCTGAACCGCGTGGTCGACGACATGGGCGGCCCGCACACCTGCGCGAAGTACGAGACGTACCTGCCGCCTGGGTGGCTGGGTAAGGGATTCGCGGAAGAGGATGAATTCCGCGTCACCCACGGCAAGACCAAGGGGAACATCGAGGGCTACATCAAGCAGTTGCAGGGCCTGATCAATCAGTTCAGCTCCAACACCTCGCAGGTGCGCCGTAATTACGACGACCAGGAGCAGAAGACCAAGCACGGTGTCTCGACGGAAGCCGGCGGCGGCAAGTGACGCGGGCCGACCGGATTTCAACGGTGGGGAGTGACGACTAGTGGGATATCCGGCTTACGGAGCGCCGACGCAGGAGCAGATCGAGGCTCAGCGGCAAGCGATCGAAGACGCCAAGAGGGAGTCGCACGCGGAGGGCTTGGAGGGTCACGAGAAGGAGATCTCGGACTACCAGAAGGTCAATCAGCAGTTCCCTCTGAAGACCGATTTCACGGCTCACGACATCGATGCCCTCAAGGGCATGATCGAGCACGCCAACCCCGACGGCGTCGACGGAATCGGCAAGAACTGGAAGCGAGTTCACGACAAGCTGGTCGGTGAGGGTGGTGGAGGCTCTCCCTCGGGCGACAGCGCATACGGCCAGTTGAAGAAGGCCGTCGACGATGTGCTTGAACACTGGGAAGGCGAGAGCGCCAATCAGTTCAAGACAAAGGCCCAGAAAATCCTCCAGCAGATCGCGAACAGCGCCGCGCACGCCAAGGTCGTGTCCGAGGCCATGACTGCGGCTTCGAACGACCTGCGTACGCAGCGCGACGCGATCAGCAAGATCGAGAAGCCTAGCTGGTTCTCCAAGGCGTGGGACTGCGTCACCGACTCCGGACGTGACGACAAGTACACGGAGCAGGACGTAAAGAGCGGCAACATCCCGAAAGACCTGATCGCCCAGGCCAACGAGGGCTACATCGGGGCCGAGAAGGAAGAGCAGCTCAAGGCCGTCGCCATCATGGAGAACCTGGGGCGCAGCTACGTC from Streptomyces marispadix includes:
- the eccE gene encoding type VII secretion protein EccE codes for the protein MTSATRNRSRDRSVPSQRNDEQQAPAASQPPANATLRLSSKPGSFGPVRLQQLVLIEFAAGLLLVAWIAQKWLVLPAAVAAGLLTLFALVRRRQHPLSEWYELKRSLRRRKRGAKYPVPAGTDPSLAPVVECDPAVQTSTYVTREDRAVGMVGDGTFLTALIAVEGKDAPLRPGRTGRVERPVPLDVLYDALTTDDIRLESVQIVQHTQPAPAPHLPEQSVVARSYGTLQEASGIPSLRMTWVALKLTPELTPEAIEARGGGLGGAQRSLVRAADQLASRLEGAGFSATVLNETEVVQALATSTCLNPRAGNSAAPDGRPAQRRTEESVRGWRCDDRWHTTYWISRWPQVGPSAVSSAHLASILTSLRVFTSVFSLTLGRGDGRSAEISGHVRIVTRSENDLSTARRELQRTASRAKTGLVPLDREQVPGVLATLPLGGTS
- the eccB gene encoding type VII secretion protein EccB, with the protein product MATRRDELSAHTFARKRTLAAFLQPESRVSDEEAPRPVRAMMPSMVVGVVLVAGSVAWGAIAPSAPPGWNKAGEHIIVDSDSTTRYVVLKDKTKSGKKVPQLHPVLNFASAKLVLDKGKGEVIEVSGKDIDESTIARGATIGIPYAPDRLPSTADAEAPKEWAVCEKPSSNGEGEPQQGMFVLGGQDKNKLKDGNRLDDGEAMFVEDSETHDQYVVDGTGTKLLLDGPEGKSKAKIPERNVLTKQVLRDPGVPQKVSTQWLKTLNSGSDLVFPKLDAPSGSQPQFDGADSLPPEARSVGKVLKSTSGGATYYYVVLKDGVQRITPLVARLYLVEQNENLVTVSNVEVAGAGASDEMNKGGRGWPEDVLKQVNRPAEGIGSTSRTVSCSVYTGKTAGGRPKLAAWAGPEYPANIVDGAASAYVSSGSGLLYQEVSGRGSRSGTQYLLTDSGLRYALPKGGGDNQQGSGSSEKSPTARLGYEKAKVAPVPQSWSSLLPKGPTLDTRSASQEQGL
- a CDS encoding WXG100 family type VII secretion target; translation: MAGQFRVTEDELRALSSKISEVNSSVQGEVKRLDGVISQIAGGWQGQAASAYHRLQQQWNEDARKMNNILNDIKEAVDSTRQNYSATEEQQNSEVSKIMSDFG
- a CDS encoding WXG100 family type VII secretion target; translated protein: MSGILVNFQTVSQASQDVRSTAGRIKSQLDDLEAMVKRVANTWEGAAQEGYQAKQRQWDQTADHLHQVLLKISTALQNSADNYQSTEKSNANVWGN
- the mycP gene encoding type VII secretion-associated serine protease mycosin, which produces MVLAALGLTAVGAVPAAAGQAHPSRGSAPAAGYATAGQEPGKAGQDPGLDSTGECKFGGKNIKSTPWSLQRVLLDELWSEATGEGVTVAVIDTGVDKDNSQVRPALAPGGKDFVGKSNGTTDVNGHGTRVAGIIAARKAKDTGFSGIAPKAKILPLRYTGSEDPEKKGDSSTMVEAIDYAVSKKVDIINISSDTADKKSNPGLQAAVQKAVNAGILVVAAAGNDGANGKLEYTYPASYEGVLAVAASDRNNERAFFSQSGRFVGIAAPGVGMVSTVPNGGQCPADGTSFSAPYVAGVAALMFEKYPTWDAQQIAARMQQTANRPGPTKDAQLGWGVVDPVAALTGDDKPQNQPHADVRQQSRHVTPMSLTVGESDTERTQRISVYVMSAGTVLTLLIGGTAIAARDHRRKRTPEGGSADSTTSTRH